From Granulicella sp. WH15, the proteins below share one genomic window:
- a CDS encoding efflux RND transporter permease subunit, producing the protein MWIVKIALTRPYTFVVLAILILIAAPVVILSTPTDIFPAINIPVISVSWSYTGLNAEEMEGRITTPYEKSLTTLVDNIQHIESVTVAGTSVIKIYLQPGSSLDTANAQVSASANYSTKQLPQGILPPQIINFSASTVPILQLGLSSDTLSEQQLNDIGLNFVRPALVTVNGAVVPNVYGGKQRSIMVNMNPAKMQSLGLSPKDVLTALANQNVVLPGGTAKIGGDEYDIHLNSTPRTIEGLAELPIKQSNGVTVFMHDIGTVSDGSTPQTNIVRQDGHRGVLASVLKSGNASTLGVVSGIRGLLPRLLTTLPDGLKITPIGDQSKFVRGSIQGVIREAVIAACLTGLMILLFLGSWRSTIIIAVSIPLSILVSIIVMSWLGQTINIMTLGGLALAVGILVDDATVEIENTNRYLEEGLGLQEAILAGAAQIAVPALVSTLCICIVFLPMFFLSGVSRYLFVPLAEAVVFAMLASYLLSRTLVPTMAMYLLKPHDPHAIPSMNPFSRFQRRFEHYFEIARANYQSTLAGLLQVRQLFVPVFLLICISACLLIPFLGRNFFPASDNGSFILHVRAKSGMRIEETAKLCDLIEQSIRRVVPAEEMDNILDNIGMPYSVLNYQHNTSGLIGTNDADIMVSLKEDHHPTADYVRKLRANLPKEFDGTIFYFLPADIVTQILNFGLPSPIDVQFEGADMAANRKVVNAVLADMRHVPGLVDLRVQQPDDYPVLDLTVDRTKADQGGYTENDIGASVQNMLSGSSQLSPIFYLNPRNGVTYPVVAQTQQYDITSLSALENIPLSSSTARRTEILADVAKISRSTELETVNHYNIRRVLDIYGAPQDRDLGAVNRDIERIVARHEKELPRGSFVKIRGQVETMNASYVGLLSGLGFAIVLVYLLIVVNFQSWLDPFIIITALPAALAGIIVFLFLTGTTLSVPALMGAIMCMGVATANSILVVSFAKDRLNVHGDAIRAALEAGATRFRPVCMTALAMIIGMVPMSLGAGEGGEQNAPLGRAVIGGLIAATVATLVFVPAVFALLHSRRARSVASDQTEPHAIGAGA; encoded by the coding sequence ATGTGGATCGTAAAAATTGCTCTTACGCGGCCCTACACCTTCGTCGTGTTGGCGATTTTGATCCTGATTGCCGCGCCGGTCGTCATCCTCAGCACGCCGACGGATATCTTCCCGGCCATCAACATCCCCGTGATCTCGGTCTCCTGGTCGTATACAGGACTGAACGCGGAGGAGATGGAAGGCCGCATCACGACGCCGTATGAGAAGTCGCTGACGACGCTGGTCGATAACATCCAGCACATCGAGTCGGTGACGGTGGCGGGAACGTCGGTCATCAAGATCTACCTGCAGCCGGGCTCGTCGCTGGATACGGCGAACGCGCAGGTCTCGGCCTCGGCCAACTACTCCACCAAGCAGTTGCCGCAGGGGATTCTGCCTCCGCAGATCATCAACTTCTCGGCCTCGACGGTGCCGATTCTGCAGCTTGGATTATCGAGCGATACGCTCTCCGAGCAGCAGTTGAACGATATTGGTTTGAACTTTGTGCGTCCGGCGCTGGTGACGGTGAACGGAGCCGTCGTGCCCAACGTCTACGGCGGCAAGCAGCGCTCGATCATGGTGAACATGAACCCGGCCAAGATGCAGTCGCTGGGGCTCTCGCCGAAGGACGTGCTGACCGCGCTGGCCAACCAGAACGTGGTGCTGCCCGGCGGCACGGCGAAGATCGGCGGGGATGAGTACGACATCCATCTGAACTCGACGCCGCGCACCATCGAGGGGCTGGCCGAGCTGCCGATCAAGCAGTCGAACGGGGTCACGGTCTTCATGCACGACATTGGGACCGTCTCGGACGGTTCGACGCCGCAGACCAACATCGTGCGGCAGGATGGGCACCGCGGCGTGCTGGCGTCGGTGCTCAAGTCGGGTAATGCCTCGACGCTGGGCGTGGTCTCGGGTATCCGCGGTCTGCTGCCGCGCCTGCTGACGACTCTGCCGGACGGGCTGAAGATCACGCCCATCGGCGACCAGTCGAAGTTCGTGCGCGGCTCCATCCAGGGCGTCATTCGCGAGGCCGTCATCGCCGCCTGCCTCACCGGGTTGATGATCCTGCTCTTCCTGGGAAGCTGGCGCTCGACGATCATCATCGCGGTCTCGATCCCGCTCTCGATCCTGGTGTCGATCATCGTGATGAGCTGGCTGGGCCAGACGATCAACATCATGACGCTGGGTGGACTGGCGCTCGCGGTCGGCATCCTGGTGGACGATGCGACGGTAGAGATCGAGAACACCAACCGGTATCTGGAAGAAGGTCTGGGATTGCAGGAGGCCATCCTGGCTGGAGCTGCGCAGATCGCGGTGCCCGCGCTGGTCTCGACGCTCTGCATCTGCATCGTCTTCCTGCCCATGTTCTTCCTCTCGGGCGTCTCGCGCTACCTCTTCGTGCCGTTGGCCGAGGCGGTGGTCTTCGCCATGCTGGCCAGTTACCTGCTCTCGCGCACGCTGGTGCCGACCATGGCGATGTACCTGCTGAAGCCGCACGATCCGCACGCGATCCCGTCGATGAATCCGTTCTCGCGGTTCCAGCGCCGGTTCGAGCACTACTTCGAGATCGCGCGCGCGAACTACCAGTCGACGCTGGCGGGGCTGTTGCAGGTGAGGCAGCTCTTCGTCCCCGTGTTCCTGCTGATCTGCATCAGTGCCTGCCTGCTGATCCCGTTCCTGGGCCGCAACTTCTTCCCGGCGTCGGATAACGGCTCGTTCATTCTGCATGTGCGCGCCAAGAGCGGCATGAGGATCGAGGAGACGGCCAAGCTCTGCGACCTGATCGAGCAGTCGATCCGGAGGGTGGTCCCGGCCGAGGAGATGGACAATATCCTCGACAACATCGGAATGCCGTACTCGGTGTTGAACTACCAGCACAACACCTCCGGCCTGATCGGCACCAACGACGCGGACATCATGGTCTCGCTGAAGGAAGACCACCACCCCACGGCGGACTACGTGCGCAAGCTGCGTGCCAATCTGCCCAAGGAGTTCGATGGAACGATCTTCTACTTCCTGCCCGCCGATATCGTGACCCAGATCCTGAACTTCGGCCTGCCCTCGCCCATCGATGTGCAGTTTGAGGGGGCGGACATGGCGGCCAACCGCAAGGTGGTGAACGCGGTGCTGGCGGATATGCGCCACGTACCCGGCCTTGTGGATCTGCGGGTGCAGCAGCCGGATGACTACCCGGTGCTCGACCTGACGGTGGACCGCACCAAGGCGGACCAGGGCGGGTACACCGAGAACGATATCGGCGCCAGCGTGCAGAACATGCTGAGCGGCAGCTCGCAGCTCTCGCCCATCTTTTATCTGAACCCGCGCAACGGGGTAACGTACCCGGTGGTGGCGCAGACGCAGCAGTACGACATTACGTCGCTCTCGGCGCTTGAGAATATTCCGCTGTCGTCGTCGACGGCCCGGCGGACGGAGATTCTGGCTGACGTGGCCAAGATCTCGCGCTCGACCGAGCTGGAGACGGTGAACCACTACAACATCCGCCGGGTGCTGGATATCTACGGCGCTCCGCAGGATCGCGACCTGGGCGCGGTGAATCGTGATATCGAGCGCATTGTGGCTCGGCACGAGAAGGAGCTGCCGCGTGGAAGCTTCGTGAAGATCCGGGGCCAGGTGGAGACGATGAACGCCTCCTATGTCGGTCTGCTCTCCGGACTCGGCTTCGCCATCGTGCTGGTTTACCTGTTGATCGTGGTCAACTTCCAGTCGTGGCTCGATCCTTTCATCATCATCACGGCGCTGCCTGCCGCCCTGGCCGGTATCATCGTCTTCCTCTTCCTGACGGGCACGACGCTCTCAGTCCCTGCGCTGATGGGTGCGATCATGTGCATGGGCGTCGCCACGGCGAACAGCATCCTGGTCGTCTCCTTCGCCAAGGACCGGCTGAACGTTCACGGCGATGCGATCCGGGCCGCGCTTGAGGCCGGTGCCACCCGCTTCCGGCCGGTCTGCATGACTGCGCTGGCGATGATTATCGGCATGGTGCCCATGTCTCTGGGCGCGGGCGAAGGCGGCGAGCAGAATGCTCCGCTGGGCCGCGCCGTTATCGGCGGCCTGATCGCCGCCACCGTTGCTACCCTTGTCTTTGTCCCTGCCGTCTTTGCGCTTCTTCACAGTCGTCGTGCGCGGTCCGTCGCGTCTGACCAAACCGAGCCGCACGCAATCGGCGCCGGAGCCTGA
- a CDS encoding LysR substrate-binding domain-containing protein, producing MELRHLRYFCAVAEHGTFSAASRHLHVAQSSISEQIQDLEDEIGVTLIKRGQRATQLTREGLIFLDEAHKTLAAAERAVDTTRHAMQGLEGALTIGFFLWGAGGFFPRLIREYRKLHPNIRLTLVEMLAAQQLEALTTGTIDIGFTRPLEPPFNRTLKDELLFEDPIVAVLPVDHPLAGAQIEFARLAEERFVMIGRRSAQTYHDGIISLCSNAGFSPHIVNSSASWSGILTLVESGEGVALVPAGVRRLRSAGLVFADLLPETAHVGLSVAWNPEKENPVQRDFLQLVRKNKEKIRRSRGA from the coding sequence ATGGAGCTTCGTCACCTGCGATACTTCTGCGCCGTCGCAGAACATGGGACCTTCAGCGCCGCCAGTCGCCACCTTCACGTCGCGCAGTCGTCCATCTCCGAACAGATACAGGACCTCGAAGACGAGATCGGCGTTACCCTGATCAAACGCGGGCAGCGGGCCACCCAGCTCACTCGTGAGGGCCTGATCTTCCTCGACGAGGCGCACAAGACTCTCGCCGCCGCCGAGCGCGCCGTCGACACCACGCGCCATGCCATGCAGGGCCTCGAAGGCGCTCTGACCATCGGCTTCTTCCTCTGGGGCGCCGGAGGTTTCTTCCCCCGGCTCATCCGCGAGTACCGCAAGCTCCACCCCAATATCCGGCTCACCCTGGTCGAGATGCTCGCCGCCCAGCAGCTCGAGGCACTCACCACAGGCACCATCGACATCGGCTTCACCCGCCCGCTCGAGCCGCCCTTTAACCGCACCCTCAAAGACGAGCTTCTCTTCGAGGACCCCATCGTGGCGGTGCTGCCCGTCGACCACCCCCTCGCCGGAGCCCAGATCGAGTTTGCCCGCCTCGCCGAGGAGCGATTCGTCATGATCGGACGACGCTCGGCCCAGACCTACCATGACGGCATCATCTCGCTCTGCTCGAACGCCGGGTTCTCCCCGCACATCGTCAACAGCTCGGCTTCCTGGTCCGGCATCCTCACCCTGGTCGAGTCCGGCGAAGGCGTCGCGCTCGTTCCCGCCGGAGTCCGCCGCCTGCGCAGCGCCGGGCTCGTCTTCGCCGACCTGCTCCCCGAGACCGCGCACGTCGGCCTCTCGGTAGCCTGGAACCCGGAAAAAGAGAACCCCGTGCAGCGCGACTTCCTGCAACTCGTCCGCAAGAACAAGGAAAAAATCCGGCGCAGCCGGGGAGCGTAG
- a CDS encoding PDZ domain-containing protein yields the protein MASRCGWWVLAAVLVLADGRMALGARARWGGGTGKGWAGTSVNHGAVGYLGIDVRDIGDGQVAVLKLKDSRGAEIVRVDHDGPAGKCGLREHDVVLVLNGQAIEGEEQIRRMLRDLAPGRPITLIISRDGQTISLNTQMADRDQIERQAWEQHITVPDPGLAGPSAPADDAAENFVGSTGAPVRGSRGFLGSMLLMSPSYTGAMLEMLGPQLAEFFGVPDGVGLLVRSVATNSPAALAGMHAGDVAIRANAQRLTTMGEWSKTIRESKGRPVTVVVLRDKKEVTLTLTPDGKKRSSLERQKIVAQWAFLTEL from the coding sequence ATGGCTTCCAGATGCGGATGGTGGGTTCTGGCGGCTGTGCTCGTGCTGGCTGACGGCCGCATGGCGCTGGGGGCGCGGGCTCGCTGGGGCGGCGGGACTGGCAAGGGCTGGGCCGGAACGAGCGTGAATCATGGCGCGGTCGGGTATCTCGGGATCGACGTGCGCGACATCGGCGATGGGCAGGTTGCGGTTCTGAAGCTGAAGGACTCGCGCGGCGCGGAGATTGTGCGCGTGGACCATGACGGTCCTGCCGGAAAGTGCGGGCTGCGTGAACACGATGTCGTGCTGGTGTTGAATGGTCAGGCGATCGAAGGGGAGGAGCAGATCCGGCGTATGCTGCGCGATCTCGCGCCCGGACGGCCGATTACGCTGATTATCAGCCGCGATGGCCAGACGATAAGCCTGAATACGCAGATGGCGGATCGCGACCAGATTGAGCGGCAGGCCTGGGAGCAGCACATCACGGTGCCCGACCCGGGGCTGGCTGGGCCTTCGGCTCCGGCGGATGACGCGGCCGAGAACTTTGTCGGCAGCACGGGAGCGCCGGTGCGCGGCAGCCGTGGGTTTCTGGGGTCGATGCTGCTGATGAGCCCTTCGTACACGGGTGCGATGCTGGAGATGCTGGGGCCGCAGTTGGCGGAGTTCTTCGGGGTGCCGGACGGGGTAGGACTGCTGGTGCGGAGCGTCGCGACGAACAGCCCGGCGGCGCTGGCGGGGATGCACGCGGGCGATGTGGCGATCCGTGCCAATGCGCAGCGGCTGACGACGATGGGGGAGTGGTCGAAGACGATCCGCGAGAGCAAGGGGCGGCCGGTGACGGTGGTGGTGCTGCGCGATAAGAAGGAAGTAACGCTGACGCTGACGCCGGATGGGAAGAAGCGGTCGTCGCTGGAGCGGCAGAAGATCGTGGCCCAGTGGGCGTTTTTGACAGAGCTGTAA
- a CDS encoding HEAT repeat domain-containing protein — MDCDKVRNSVILAAYGELPDEDAIGLEQHMYHCPECLEEVKAMEEISELLAYAPVAEPHPNLLAQSRVRLDEALDAMPRHGLLTNLRVNFFAWIGHLQSAPALATLLVGVGFLAGNFTYRYQVAHAPKLPSPVILTNTTGGGISNISGIVQTPNSDVVQVSYNRIVPESVEGSLDDPQIRQLLMLGTKAATDNGVRGDSVALLAHECRAGHACRMEEGSSSGDDVRATLLVSLRYDKNPGVRMKALEGLQPYIITDQRVRDGIAEALLHDTNASVRTKAIAMLEPVQSDSSVRQVFRTVSTTDENPYIRTVSTRALQGTADIQ; from the coding sequence ATGGACTGCGACAAGGTACGGAACAGTGTGATCCTGGCGGCATACGGCGAGCTGCCGGATGAGGACGCGATTGGACTGGAACAGCATATGTATCACTGTCCGGAGTGCCTGGAAGAAGTAAAGGCGATGGAGGAGATCAGCGAGCTGCTGGCGTACGCGCCGGTTGCGGAGCCGCATCCGAACCTGCTGGCGCAGAGCCGAGTGCGGCTGGATGAGGCGCTCGACGCCATGCCGCGGCACGGCCTGCTGACCAACCTGCGGGTGAACTTTTTTGCCTGGATCGGCCACTTGCAGAGCGCGCCCGCGCTGGCCACGCTGCTGGTCGGCGTCGGGTTTCTGGCCGGAAACTTTACCTATCGCTACCAGGTGGCGCACGCGCCCAAGCTGCCTTCGCCGGTCATCCTGACGAACACCACGGGCGGCGGCATCTCGAACATCAGCGGCATCGTGCAGACGCCGAACTCGGATGTGGTGCAGGTAAGTTACAACCGCATCGTGCCGGAGTCGGTGGAGGGATCGCTTGACGACCCGCAGATTCGGCAGTTGCTGATGCTGGGCACCAAGGCCGCGACCGATAACGGTGTGCGGGGAGATTCGGTTGCGCTGCTGGCGCATGAGTGCCGCGCGGGCCACGCGTGCCGGATGGAAGAGGGCAGCTCCAGCGGCGACGACGTGCGCGCGACGCTGCTGGTGAGCCTGCGCTACGACAAGAATCCCGGCGTGCGGATGAAGGCGCTCGAAGGCCTGCAGCCGTACATCATCACCGACCAGCGGGTGCGCGACGGGATCGCCGAGGCGCTGCTGCACGACACCAACGCCAGCGTGCGGACCAAGGCGATTGCCATGCTGGAGCCGGTGCAGTCGGACTCGAGCGTGCGTCAGGTCTTCCGCACTGTCTCGACGACCGACGAGAACCCGTATATTCGTACGGTGAGCACGCGGGCCCTGCAGGGCACGGCGGATATCCAGTAG
- a CDS encoding RNA polymerase sigma factor: MSVDTVGLEAEGGLSPVLSALRRLGNAGNGVGVFSSSPVESSSEMAKAAIQRGARGGKLTPAQIEARAQQRVEDDELIREAQRGERAAFDSLVRRYDQSVLRLALHMLGNEQDAQDVYQEAFIKAYRHLGNFRFECSFYTWLYRIVTNLCLDQLRRRKSRREDAATVLDQSGDEMDLMANVTDDRAMANPGRELDRKVMGERIASALDGLTPRERTVFELKHYQGLKLRTIGEMLNTTEETAKNTLFRATRKLRASLANVR; the protein is encoded by the coding sequence ATGAGTGTTGATACGGTTGGTCTTGAGGCCGAAGGCGGGCTGTCCCCAGTACTTTCCGCTCTGCGGCGGCTGGGTAATGCGGGAAATGGCGTTGGTGTGTTTTCCAGCAGCCCGGTAGAATCTTCGTCAGAGATGGCGAAGGCGGCGATTCAACGCGGAGCACGGGGCGGCAAGCTGACGCCGGCGCAGATTGAGGCGCGTGCGCAGCAGCGTGTCGAAGACGACGAGCTGATCCGCGAAGCGCAACGGGGCGAGCGGGCTGCGTTCGATTCGCTGGTGCGGCGTTACGACCAGAGCGTGCTGCGGCTGGCGCTGCACATGCTGGGCAACGAGCAGGACGCCCAGGACGTCTACCAGGAGGCCTTCATCAAGGCCTACCGGCATCTGGGGAACTTCCGCTTCGAGTGCTCGTTTTATACGTGGCTCTACCGGATCGTGACGAATCTCTGTCTCGATCAGTTGCGGCGGCGCAAGTCGCGCCGGGAAGACGCGGCGACGGTGCTGGACCAGAGCGGCGACGAGATGGACCTGATGGCCAACGTGACCGACGACCGGGCGATGGCGAATCCGGGCCGGGAGCTGGACCGGAAGGTGATGGGCGAGCGGATCGCCAGCGCGCTGGACGGACTGACGCCGCGCGAGCGGACGGTGTTTGAGCTGAAGCACTACCAGGGTTTGAAGCTGAGAACGATCGGCGAGATGTTGAACACGACGGAAGAGACGGCGAAGAATACGTTGTTCCGCGCCACGCGCAAGCTGCGGGCGAGCCTGGCCAACGTTCGTTAG
- a CDS encoding ribonuclease HI family protein — MSSLFPKQTSSASDWVQAHCDGGSRGNPGPSGFGAVLVDANGRTLAELSEFLGIRTNNFAEYSGLLAVLDYALQNQIPRLKVVSDSELMVKQIQGKYKVNSPDLKPLWQEARNRIAKLDGFEISHALRHKNKEADALANQAMDRGMKRTPKDAADSPVQSLPLRAIPHPAKSAAPPDPYAANRAPATAGMLRGFTKDGVVHILGGASLPDGIFVKIIRE, encoded by the coding sequence ATGTCGTCTCTATTTCCCAAGCAAACTTCCTCCGCGAGCGACTGGGTCCAAGCCCACTGCGACGGAGGCTCCCGCGGCAACCCCGGCCCCTCCGGCTTCGGCGCCGTCCTCGTTGACGCCAACGGCCGCACCCTCGCCGAGCTATCCGAGTTCCTCGGCATCCGCACCAACAACTTCGCCGAGTACTCCGGGCTGCTCGCCGTGCTCGATTACGCCCTGCAAAACCAGATTCCGCGCCTCAAGGTCGTCTCCGACTCTGAGCTGATGGTCAAGCAGATTCAGGGCAAATATAAGGTCAACTCGCCCGACCTGAAGCCGCTCTGGCAGGAGGCCCGCAACCGCATCGCCAAGCTGGATGGCTTCGAGATCAGCCACGCTCTCCGGCACAAAAATAAGGAAGCCGACGCGCTGGCCAACCAGGCGATGGACCGCGGCATGAAGCGCACCCCCAAAGACGCCGCCGACTCGCCAGTCCAGAGCCTGCCCCTCCGCGCCATCCCCCACCCGGCAAAGTCCGCCGCGCCCCCCGATCCCTACGCCGCCAACCGCGCTCCAGCCACCGCCGGAATGCTACGCGGATTCACCAAGGATGGCGTGGTCCACATCCTCGGCGGAGCCTCTCTGCCCGACGGCATCTTCGTGAAGATCATCCGCGAATAA